The genomic segment AGTATAAAAAGCCACggaaaaatactataaaaacaTGATAAAGATATCTGGGAAAAAGGAAGCCATAACTACCACAAATTAATAGTAAGATAATAGCGGTTAGAGGcgagttatgcaggtattaaaTCCTGTAAATCCACGTTCGGTAGTTGGTTAGGAGGTAAGTTATTCGTGTTCAAACTTAATACAAtgtttggtttgcaatttagaaacccgcTAACTTTATGTAGGATATAAGGAGAAACAACTAATACATAAGTAACTAAACCCTGCATTCCCTCGTAACTAATCCATATATTACTAATACCTGGATAACGCTAACAAGCTCCTAATACCATAAAATCAGTgcataaaaaaagtaaaaattccGATAACAGAAAATCCATATCCGAAAATTAAGAGATCATTACATAGATACCTTGTTCATTACGTGCGGTGAAGAGGATAGACCCAGTTTCATCACCAACAAGACACTCAGATAGACGCGCCGGACCACGCGCCGCCGATGATCTACCACCACCACCTCGGCTACCACCGCCGCCTCCGGTGGATTTAACGGTGTTAGATTCAACAACCTTAACAGTCAAGTTATGTCCATGTGTACCTGGTTTTAAGGTTTCTGCTTTCACGAAAACTGGTTTCTTCTTTTCAGTAGTAGTTGTTGGTTTAGTACTTGGTGTCgccgttgttgttgttgatgacaTTTTCTGGTATGAAATGTTAAACCCTAATTTTGGAATTGGGAAAGAGGAATTTCGGtggtggtgtgtgtgtgtgtgtgtgtgtgtgagtgaagaaaaatgaaatgattttTAGGGTCTTTGAGGTGGGCCTGTTTTATTGACTTGGTTCCACGTCGTCGCATgtgcccaaaaaaaataatttaattaattattgggGAAAAAAGGAGGTGGAAACTGGAAAGTGATTGGTACGGAAATAGTTACctatttgttttttgtttttgtgttggGCAAGGAAGGATATATTGCTTGATCTGAAAATACAGGCTACTCGTAATAAGCCTATAAACTAGTCATTGAAGAgtccggaacctaaatgacccaaaaaaagatGGAATGAATCAAAATATCCCAAGAAAAAAATGTGGCACTAAAATATTGTTAATGGAGTAATTTATCGTTATATAAAAGTGACTTAACGTCCCACGTTAAAATCCGTCACTCGagttttgatttcttttaaaaaaaaaaaaaaaacaaattacatCGCACTACTTTTTCACGCTTTATGCAAACTTATCCCAACTCCCACGTTTCACACCCCTTCTGTGCGCCACTCTTTATACTCCCACTGTCCCCGCTCTTTGTACtatcttatctttatttttaacaATGTGACTATTTCTATAAAAACATACTATATGCCAAATACAATGTAATATTTTTGCAATTATTATCTTGTTCACAATGATAGATTATATTAATAGTATCACAATAATactttaaatttattaaaagaCAAACTCTCTAATAAAAACGTAAAAGGGTATTTAAGTTATGCTAATAACTTAATTAAAGTGGAGCAaaagttagagacttttacATAAGAatagaggaaaatgagaaattaattGCGATCCATATGTAATCGATGGAGTAgaaaggttttaaaaaaaaaatgttaattttatcCCTTAGCCCAAACAAGAAAATGATTTCATTTCAAACAAAGATTGGAGAGCAACACTAAGAAGATAAAGTGACAAAATAATTAGAgcacataaaattaaattatgattttttaaaaatgaattattatcatattaaaaatataaaataaaaattagatagCCCTCATATCATCTTTGCTACAACTTAATGTTGGATCTTAGTACATTTTATTATATACCCCATTTTCCTCGAGCATTATATTCATTCTAATCTTAACTCATTAATAATAACATAAActatttcaaaaaagaaagtaaaaaatatataaaataacagTCCAAATAATaccatctttttttcttaagaATGAAATTTAAAAGTGATGTTGACAAACTGTAGGGTTTctctattatatttttataaataaaagttacatGCTTATGTAATTTTTAACCTTTGCAAATTTTATACATTACACAAAAAATCAAGTTATTAGATTTAGTCATGATCTTTATACATtactcaaaaaaattaaaatatacaatAACTAATTCAATTGTTCTCTAAATTTTAATTGTATAAGTTGTTAAAATATacgttataaaaaataaatgcttgattttttttattttttaaaatattattaatgagTTAAGATTGTTAAGATTAAAATGAATATAACGCTCAAGAAAAATGGGGTACATAATAAAATGTACTAAGATCCAACATTAAGTTGTAGCACGATAATATGAGGGTTAAACTATCTaagttttgttttatatttttaatatgataataattcatttttaaaaaatcatagtttaattttatgtCCTCTAATTATTTTGTCACTTTATCTTCTTAATGTTGCTCTCCGATCTTtgtttaaaatgaaatcatTTTCTTGCTCGGGCTAAGGCACATAAATtaacatttttattgtttttttaaaaccttTATACTCCATTAGTGCTTCTAGATCTCAATTAATTCCTCCTTTTCCTCTATTCTTATCTCAATTAACGCCTTCTAATTTTTGCTTCACTTTAATTAAGTTATTAGCATAACTTAAATACCCTTCTACCTTTTTATTACAGAGtttgtcttttaaaaaaaatcaaagtattATCGTGATATCATTAATATAATCTATCATTgtgaacaaaataataattgcTAAAATATTACATTGTATTTGGCATATAGTATGTTTTTATAGAAATAGTCACATTGTTAACAATAAAAGGTAAGATAGTAGAAGGAGTGGGGGCAGAGAAGGGTTGGGAAACGTGGGAATTGGGGTAAGTTTGCATAACTCATGAAAAAATAGTGCTAtgtaatttgtttaaaaaaaaaaactcaaaactcGGGTGACGGATTTTAACGTGGGACGTTAAGTTACTTTTatataacgcagtaaattactgtgttaagggtattttggtaccacatttttttcttgggatattttggttcattccatcttttttttgggtcatttaggttccAGGCTCGTCATTGAACACAATAGATATTTGTGCTAAATATAAGTATAATTCCCTGTCCCATTTTATTTGGCACACTTTCTGTTTAagtctatttaaaaaaaatatatcacattttcaaatttagaaataatttaactttatgagatggaTGGAGTATTACTTAGTTGAGCacgtatttaaaaaaaaagtttttggaattttttatctaaaataaattataaatatctATGTGGTATCAGTTACCGACCGAACCGTACCATATCAAAccaattttttagtttttttttaataaaactgaAGGTTTTAATATAAATCTATAATTGTACCGAATAATTAGGGTgggttttattttataaaaaaataccgaaccgaataaatatacatgtaaaaaatatattttatgtatcaAAATTTATAATACATACCATTAGATATTTTAACCTTAGACCTTGCCTTGGGATGAATTCAAATGGAGAGGGCTATAATTAAAACTTAAACCTACTCTACCCTatagaaataaaatacatataaagTCGTGAACACTACTACAGGACAATATCATCAACTACTccagaagaaagaaagatttgtttctcctcctcttctttttgttccctctatattttctaaatttttgaaGTTCGTATTCTGATTAACAATGGTAGCATCAACATATAACTTCATATTGCAAATTCTTAAActaaaaatttaatacaattaCCCTTTCCTATTGCACTGGAACTTatatgaaaattaatttatGTAGTTTTagttttcaataatttttttataataaaaatattctcTAAACACCAATTATCATGTCTTGAAACAATTGTTAGTTTGCTGCCTTGctagtatttattttataacGTAGTGTGTGATTtatacgttatatgtatatttcgTTGTATCTGTGAGGTTCATCAATAATGGTATtgtattttttgtttctttctttcatcaCTTTTAATTcttaacttctatttttttctgtATTGTATTAGttgagttttaaaaaaaaacgaaaaattaaccgaaccgtaccgatacCAAAGAAAAAACGATGTGATTGGGACgattttaaaaactttaattttggttatatatataGCAGAATAACCGAAAAGTTggtatgatatttattttatttttttgcaaaaaatcgGCCGAACCGAACCATTGATACCCCTACTACTATCAATTATCTAATTAAGAACaaactaaaaaatttaaagttaaattgttactaaggCGAAATACATCACATCTCTTTGAACTTGTTATTAAAGTTTTAGTCAAACACTTGAACTGCAACATGTTCCAATTGAGCACCTAACATATGTGATTAGTGTTCTATTAGACACTTCCAGTTCAAATTGTCAAAAAGTTTTTGCGCGTGTTTTCAAGCGCCTGTTACATAGATAAGTTAACTATATAAATGTGCTACCTCTTTTAATTATATACATTAGCCTTAATTGGAGCAAACATGAGGCTTTACGACTTATTAAGGCTAATGCTTATAATTACAGGATGTGACATATCTAAGTGGTTAACCTATGGCTATCATTGAAATGAGAGCTTCATAACCCAcacaaaaatctttttaaattttgaatcgaAAGTGTCTAATAAGGacactttatcatgtgttcaggtGCTCAATTAAAACAAATTGAAGTTCgaatgtctaaatgaaatttactggCAAGTTTGAAGGGTTATCGTATAACTTTTTGTGGgatagattaaaaagaaaaatatatcataaaaaTTGGAACTAAGGGAGCATTGATTAGTAGGATAGTAAGTAGAAGTTTAGTTTATTTTCTATCAGATGGGACTGAGTTTATTCTTGCACTGTAATTTACTTCAACCAACTTTTGCAACCATCACTCTTCCATGTAGTTTATTCTTAATCATGAATGATTAAGA from the Lycium ferocissimum isolate CSIRO_LF1 chromosome 11, AGI_CSIRO_Lferr_CH_V1, whole genome shotgun sequence genome contains:
- the LOC132037782 gene encoding uncharacterized protein At4g28440-like; this encodes MSSTTTTATPSTKPTTTTEKKKPVFVKAETLKPGTHGHNLTVKVVESNTVKSTGGGGGSRGGGGRSSAARGPARLSECLVGDETGSILFTARNEQVDMMKPGATVILRNAKIDMFKGSMRLAVDKWGRVEVTEPADFDVNQENNLSLVEYELVNIEE